One window of the Gordonia westfalica genome contains the following:
- a CDS encoding N-acetylglutaminylglutamine amidotransferase encodes MCGICGEIRFDGSVPDVSAVDAMTCEMTRRGPDGSGVFAKGAVALGHRRLKIIDLSEKGSQPMIDPALGLALVFNGCIYNHHELRAELEAKGYSFFSHADSEVILKAFHAWGPDCVDHFIGMFAFAIVDTDTGVVTLGRDRLGIKPLYLADTPGRLRFASSVQALLRAGDVDTSIDRVALHHYFSFHAVVPAPHTIYNGIRKLPPATVMTIHPDGRRTERKYWEPTFAPHPDRADWDEQRWHAELLDSLRTSVRRRMVADVPVGVLLSGGVDSSLVVALLAEQGQTDLATFSIGFDSAAGESGDEYAYSDLIADTFATDHHKIHIGTDRLLPAIPDTVAAMGEPMVSHDCVAFYLLSQEVSKSIKVVQSGQGADEILGGYSWYPPLRGVPRADTTRAYANVFFDRDDADVRSILADEYLLEAGYDPSFAFAHAHQSAPGADTSVDAALRLDTTVMLVDDPVKRVDTMTMAWGLEARVPFLDHEFVELAATCPAELKLAQGGKGVLKEASRALLPSAVIDRTKGYFPVPGIRHLTGGVLDLVTDTLRSQSAVDRGLYRPEALEKLFGDPNGIRTRLDGNELWQIALLEMWLQTMEANSPR; translated from the coding sequence ATGTGCGGAATCTGCGGCGAAATCCGTTTCGACGGCAGCGTGCCCGATGTGTCGGCCGTCGACGCGATGACCTGCGAGATGACGCGACGTGGCCCCGACGGCAGCGGCGTCTTCGCCAAAGGGGCTGTCGCTCTCGGGCATCGGCGCCTGAAGATCATCGACCTGTCCGAGAAGGGCAGCCAGCCGATGATCGACCCGGCCCTGGGACTGGCACTCGTCTTCAACGGGTGCATCTACAACCACCACGAGTTGCGGGCGGAGCTCGAGGCGAAGGGCTACAGCTTCTTCTCGCACGCCGACAGCGAGGTGATCCTCAAGGCCTTCCACGCGTGGGGTCCCGACTGCGTGGACCACTTCATCGGCATGTTCGCGTTCGCGATCGTCGACACCGACACCGGCGTCGTGACCCTCGGGCGCGACCGCCTGGGGATCAAGCCGCTGTATCTGGCCGACACGCCGGGACGGCTGCGGTTCGCCTCGTCGGTGCAGGCACTGCTCCGCGCCGGTGACGTCGACACCTCGATCGATCGTGTTGCGCTGCACCACTATTTCAGCTTCCACGCGGTGGTCCCCGCGCCGCACACCATCTACAACGGCATCCGCAAGCTGCCGCCCGCCACGGTCATGACGATCCACCCCGACGGCCGCCGCACCGAGCGGAAGTACTGGGAGCCGACCTTCGCGCCCCATCCCGACCGTGCCGACTGGGACGAACAGCGATGGCACGCCGAACTCCTGGACTCGCTGCGCACCTCGGTCAGGCGCCGCATGGTCGCCGACGTCCCGGTCGGCGTGCTCCTGTCCGGCGGTGTCGACTCGTCACTCGTGGTCGCACTGCTCGCCGAGCAGGGACAGACCGACCTCGCCACTTTCAGCATCGGATTCGATTCGGCCGCAGGAGAGTCCGGCGACGAGTACGCCTACTCCGACCTGATCGCCGACACCTTCGCGACCGACCACCACAAGATCCACATCGGCACCGACCGGTTGCTTCCCGCCATCCCCGACACCGTCGCGGCGATGGGCGAGCCGATGGTCAGCCACGACTGCGTGGCCTTCTATCTGCTGTCGCAGGAGGTCAGCAAGTCGATCAAGGTGGTCCAGTCGGGGCAGGGCGCCGACGAGATCCTCGGCGGCTACAGCTGGTATCCGCCGCTGCGGGGTGTGCCGCGAGCGGACACGACGCGCGCCTACGCGAACGTCTTCTTCGACCGTGACGACGCCGACGTCCGCAGCATCCTCGCCGACGAGTACCTCCTCGAGGCCGGCTACGACCCGAGCTTCGCCTTCGCCCACGCGCATCAGTCGGCGCCGGGAGCCGACACGTCCGTCGACGCGGCTCTCCGACTCGACACCACCGTCATGCTCGTCGACGATCCGGTGAAGCGAGTGGACACGATGACGATGGCGTGGGGACTCGAGGCACGGGTGCCGTTCCTCGACCACGAGTTCGTCGAACTCGCCGCAACCTGTCCGGCCGAGCTCAAACTCGCCCAGGGCGGCAAGGGTGTTCTCAAGGAGGCCAGCCGGGCACTACTGCCCTCGGCGGTGATCGACCGGACCAAGGGCTACTTCCCCGTGCCGGGAATCCGCCACCTGACCGGCGGGGTCCTCGACCTCGTCACCGACACCCTGCGATCGCAGTCGGCCGTCGATCGAGGACTCTATCGGCCCGAGGCACTCGAGAAGCTCTTCGGCGATCCCAACGGCATCCGCACCCGACTCGACGGGAACGAGCTGTGGCAGATCGCCCTCCTCGAGATGTGGCTCCAGACCATGGAAGCGAATTCCCCACGGTGA
- a CDS encoding hotdog fold domain-containing protein, giving the protein MSSISSTYALRKKLPDNALGNVLFSLGLVAKAPYFGTVLPLVQEMEPGYARVTAPNWFGVHNHIGTFHAIAACNLAEAAMGVLMEATTPTSHRWIPKAMQTAYLTKATTRLTAEARLADDVDFDAITTGTDVTVSVSIVDTKGVEVVHCDITTWVTPK; this is encoded by the coding sequence ATGTCCTCCATCAGCTCCACCTACGCCCTGCGCAAGAAGCTTCCCGACAATGCTCTCGGGAACGTGCTGTTCTCACTCGGCCTGGTCGCGAAGGCCCCGTACTTCGGGACCGTCCTGCCTCTCGTCCAGGAGATGGAGCCGGGCTACGCCAGGGTCACCGCACCCAACTGGTTCGGCGTCCACAACCACATCGGCACGTTCCACGCGATCGCCGCGTGCAACCTGGCCGAAGCCGCGATGGGCGTGCTGATGGAGGCGACCACCCCGACCTCGCACCGCTGGATTCCCAAGGCGATGCAGACCGCCTACCTGACCAAGGCGACCACTCGGCTCACCGCCGAGGCGCGCCTCGCCGACGACGTCGACTTCGACGCCATCACGACCGGGACCGACGTCACGGTGTCGGTGAGCATCGTCGACACCAAGGGTGTCGAGGTCGTCCACTGCGACATCACCACCTGGGTGACGCCCAAGTAG
- the rpsJ gene encoding 30S ribosomal protein S10, which translates to MAGQKIRIRLKAYDHEAIDASARKIVETVTRTGARVVGPVPLPTEKNVYCVIRSPHKYKDSREHFEMRTHKRLIDILDPTPKTVDALMRIDLPASVDVNIQ; encoded by the coding sequence GTGGCGGGACAGAAGATCCGCATCAGGCTCAAGGCCTACGACCACGAGGCGATCGACGCTTCGGCGCGCAAGATCGTGGAAACCGTGACCCGTACGGGTGCACGTGTCGTTGGCCCGGTGCCGTTGCCCACCGAGAAGAACGTGTACTGCGTCATCCGTTCGCCGCACAAGTACAAGGACAGCCGCGAACATTTCGAGATGCGTACACACAAGCGACTCATCGACATCCTCGACCCGACCCCGAAGACGGTCGACGCGCTCATGCGCATCGACCTGCCGGCCAGTGTCGACGTCAACATCCAGTAG
- the rplC gene encoding 50S ribosomal protein L3 has product MSNQSSSKGILGTKLGMTQVFDENNRVVPVTVIQAGPNVITQLRTQDRDGYTAVQIAYGAIDPRKVTKPVAGQFEKAGVTPRRHLAEIRVNDVSEFEIGQELTAEIFADGALVDVTGTSKGKGFAGVMKRHGFAGLGASHGAHRVHRAPGSIGGCATPGRVFKGMRMAGRMGNDKVTTQNLTVHKVDAEAGLLLIKGAIPGRKGGIVVVRDAVKGGAK; this is encoded by the coding sequence ATGAGTAATCAGAGTTCATCCAAGGGCATCCTGGGTACCAAGCTCGGTATGACCCAGGTATTCGACGAGAACAACCGGGTCGTCCCGGTCACGGTCATCCAGGCCGGACCGAACGTGATCACCCAGCTCCGTACGCAGGATCGTGACGGCTACACCGCCGTCCAGATCGCCTACGGCGCCATCGATCCCCGCAAGGTGACCAAGCCGGTCGCCGGTCAGTTCGAGAAGGCCGGGGTCACCCCGCGCCGCCACCTGGCCGAGATCCGCGTCAACGACGTCAGCGAGTTCGAGATCGGTCAGGAACTGACCGCCGAGATCTTCGCCGACGGCGCGCTGGTCGACGTCACCGGCACCTCGAAGGGCAAGGGTTTCGCCGGCGTCATGAAGCGCCACGGCTTCGCCGGTCTGGGCGCCAGCCACGGCGCTCACCGCGTGCACCGCGCACCGGGCTCGATCGGTGGCTGCGCCACCCCGGGTCGCGTGTTCAAGGGCATGCGGATGGCCGGTCGAATGGGTAACGACAAGGTGACCACGCAGAACCTCACCGTCCACAAGGTGGACGCCGAGGCCGGCCTGCTGCTGATCAAGGGAGCGATCCCGGGTCGCAAGGGCGGCATCGTGGTGGTCCGCGACGCAGTGAAGGGTGGTGCGAAGTAA